One genomic region from Vannielia litorea encodes:
- the tssK gene encoding type VI secretion system baseplate subunit TssK produces the protein MSWFSKVAWKEGLFLQPHHFQQSDRYFEKLLEARTRLASPYPWGFSQIEIDRDVAQQMKFGLRSATGIFPDGTPFDMPGTSQLPPPIDIPEGSEGQSVWLTLPMVQVNGREVGTEDEASRSARYKLSAETVADSTASMRLEQDIEVAHPRVEFDVRKTEKPGYNCLRLARVVEVRDKTVIFDEKFAPPVLTIHAHPVVAGWIERVVGWVETKLESLARYASDPSSGGGLQATDYFMLLVLNREIGLLRHYRNSKYIHPEELYQLFLRLVGELWTFDEKRLAIEYPPYDQDNLEEIFEPITRDIQRLLSRDVGRAVRLNVEELRPGSGSFMAKVTDRNLFRDASFVLEVAADKPLTQIQQQFPALCKVGPNTQMNAIVNNNLPGLELVHMPTPPRQIRAVTSHVYFNIDKNNPMWREFSTAPAIGLHFAGDWPDLKLEIWGIQENR, from the coding sequence ATGAGCTGGTTTTCTAAAGTTGCATGGAAAGAGGGGCTCTTCCTTCAGCCTCACCACTTCCAACAAAGCGACCGCTATTTTGAGAAATTGCTGGAGGCCCGCACCCGGCTGGCTTCGCCTTACCCCTGGGGCTTTTCCCAGATAGAGATTGATCGGGACGTGGCCCAGCAGATGAAGTTCGGCCTGCGGTCGGCGACCGGCATCTTTCCCGACGGCACCCCCTTCGACATGCCCGGCACTAGCCAGCTGCCGCCGCCGATCGACATTCCGGAAGGCTCGGAAGGGCAGAGCGTTTGGCTGACGCTGCCGATGGTGCAGGTGAACGGCCGCGAGGTGGGCACCGAGGATGAGGCCAGCCGCTCGGCGCGCTACAAGCTCTCGGCAGAGACGGTGGCAGACAGCACCGCCTCTATGCGGCTGGAGCAGGATATCGAAGTGGCGCATCCGCGCGTCGAGTTCGACGTGCGCAAGACCGAGAAGCCGGGCTACAACTGCCTGCGCCTCGCCCGTGTGGTCGAAGTGCGCGACAAGACCGTGATTTTCGACGAAAAATTCGCGCCGCCGGTGCTGACCATCCATGCACATCCGGTAGTGGCGGGCTGGATCGAGCGCGTGGTGGGCTGGGTCGAGACCAAGCTGGAGAGCCTTGCGCGCTACGCCTCGGACCCATCCTCGGGCGGGGGGCTTCAGGCGACCGATTACTTCATGCTGCTGGTGCTGAACCGCGAGATCGGGTTGCTGCGGCACTACCGGAACAGCAAGTACATCCACCCCGAGGAGCTGTATCAGCTGTTCCTGCGGCTGGTGGGCGAGCTCTGGACCTTCGACGAGAAGCGCCTTGCCATCGAGTACCCGCCTTACGACCAAGACAATCTCGAAGAGATCTTCGAGCCGATCACCCGCGATATCCAGCGATTGCTGAGCCGCGATGTGGGGCGCGCCGTGCGTCTCAACGTGGAAGAGCTGCGCCCCGGTTCGGGCAGCTTCATGGCCAAGGTCACCGACCGGAACCTGTTCCGCGATGCCTCCTTCGTGCTCGAAGTGGCGGCCGACAAGCCGCTCACCCAGATCCAGCAGCAGTTCCCCGCGCTCTGCAAGGTTGGACCGAACACCCAGATGAATGCTATCGTGAACAACAACCTGCCGGGTCTGGAGCTGGTGCACATGCCCACGCCGCCCCGGCAGATCCGCGCCGTCACGAGCCACGTCTACTTCAACATCGATAAGAACAACCCGATGTGGCGCGAATTCTCGACGGCCCCGGCCATCGGCCTGCACTTTGCCGGTGACTGGCCCGATCTCAAGCTGGAGATCTGGGGCATTCAGGAGAACAGGTAG